In a genomic window of Mucilaginibacter sp. KACC 22063:
- the pepT gene encoding peptidase T — protein MNTESNFTVAERFLRYVTIDTQSDPESPTCPSTEKQKNLGRLLVQELQEIGITDAELDEHGYVYATIPSNTDKDVPVICFCSHMDTSPDCSGEGVKPIIHHDYQGQDIVLPDDNSVVLKYREHPDLKNQKGNDIITASGTTLLGADNKAGLAEIMDAAYQLVNHPEIKHGKIRILFTPDEEIGRGVEKADLQKLGADFGYTMDGESRGHIENETFSADGAKLIINGISAHPGFAKGNMQSAIKIAGKIIAALPFELSPEGTEDKEGFVHPVSVSGHAEQAVIDFIIRDFQDERLADYANIIRRIAAGVVKGFPGASFELQIKEQYRNMKKVLDQHPQIVEYGIEAIKRAGMTPHLQSIRGGTDGSRLSFMGLPCPNIFAGEHAFHGKQEWVSIQDMQKAVETILQLVQIWEEKAE, from the coding sequence ATGAATACAGAATCGAATTTTACCGTTGCTGAGCGTTTCTTACGTTATGTGACCATTGATACCCAGTCGGACCCTGAATCGCCAACCTGTCCGTCAACAGAAAAACAGAAGAATCTTGGCCGTTTGCTGGTGCAGGAATTACAGGAAATAGGCATTACCGATGCCGAGCTTGACGAGCATGGTTATGTGTATGCTACCATCCCTTCAAACACGGATAAAGATGTGCCGGTAATTTGCTTTTGCTCGCACATGGACACATCACCTGACTGCAGCGGCGAAGGCGTAAAACCTATCATCCATCATGATTACCAGGGACAGGATATTGTATTACCCGATGACAACTCGGTTGTGCTGAAGTACAGGGAACACCCAGACCTGAAAAACCAGAAAGGCAATGACATTATCACCGCAAGTGGCACTACGCTTTTAGGTGCAGATAACAAAGCAGGACTTGCCGAAATTATGGATGCGGCTTATCAACTGGTTAATCATCCTGAAATTAAGCATGGCAAGATCAGGATATTATTTACACCGGATGAAGAAATAGGCCGTGGCGTAGAAAAAGCAGACCTGCAAAAATTAGGTGCCGATTTTGGTTATACTATGGATGGCGAAAGCAGGGGACATATTGAAAACGAAACCTTTTCTGCCGATGGCGCAAAGCTGATTATTAATGGGATAAGTGCGCATCCGGGTTTTGCCAAAGGCAATATGCAAAGCGCCATAAAAATTGCCGGTAAAATTATTGCTGCCTTACCTTTTGAGCTTTCTCCAGAGGGTACGGAAGATAAAGAAGGTTTTGTACACCCGGTATCAGTAAGCGGCCATGCAGAACAGGCCGTTATAGATTTCATTATCCGCGATTTTCAGGATGAGCGTTTGGCAGATTATGCCAATATAATTCGCCGTATTGCCGCCGGTGTGGTTAAAGGCTTTCCGGGTGCAAGTTTCGAACTGCAGATAAAAGAGCAATACCGTAATATGAAAAAGGTTTTGGACCAGCACCCGCAGATAGTTGAATATGGTATTGAAGCCATTAAGCGTGCCGGTATGACACCGCATTTGCAAAGTATCCGTGGCGGTACCGATGGTTCGCGCTTATCATTCATGGGTTTGCCTTGTCCAAATATATTTGCCGGCGAACATGCGTTCCACGGTAAGCAGGAATGGGTATCTATTCAGGATATGCAAAAAGCAGTTGAAACCATTTTGCAACTGGTGCAGATTTGGGAAGAGAAAGCGGAATAG
- a CDS encoding DUF4142 domain-containing protein gives MKNLIILIAFAMITCATTANAQSAKPDTMTTNFITKASIGNLQEVAAGKLAAQKAQNTQVKSFGTRMVTDHTTAQNKLLQIIKSSGLKLPPAATGNTVPDDMLVKATGSTFDKMYVHMMVPDHRKTVLLFQTYAINGKDPQLKAFAQQTLPILKQHLASITAIEEQMKKQAAK, from the coding sequence ATGAAAAATTTAATCATCCTTATTGCTTTTGCCATGATAACATGCGCAACAACGGCAAACGCACAATCGGCTAAACCTGATACCATGACCACTAACTTTATTACCAAGGCCAGCATCGGTAACTTACAGGAAGTTGCCGCAGGAAAGCTTGCAGCACAAAAAGCACAGAACACACAGGTTAAATCATTCGGTACCCGTATGGTTACAGACCATACTACCGCTCAGAATAAGTTATTACAGATTATAAAGTCAAGTGGATTAAAATTGCCCCCGGCAGCAACCGGTAACACCGTACCCGATGATATGTTGGTTAAAGCAACCGGCAGCACCTTTGATAAAATGTATGTGCATATGATGGTGCCCGATCACCGGAAAACGGTATTGCTGTTCCAAACTTATGCCATTAACGGTAAAGATCCGCAGCTAAAGGCGTTTGCCCAGCAAACGTTACCAATACTAAAACAACATTTAGCCAGCATAACGGCTATAGAAGAGCAAATGAAAAAACAAGCCGCTAAATAA
- the accB gene encoding acetyl-CoA carboxylase biotin carboxyl carrier protein: MDIKQIQDLIRFVSKAGVSEVSIEQNEFKITIKAAQAPTIVNATIPSAVPAGVPAAPAPMVPVAHTPAPAEAPAAADVSKYLTIKSPMIGTFYRSSTPEKPSFVNVGDEIKPGSVLCIVEAMKLFNEIESEVSGRIVKVLVENASPVEYDQPLFLVEPM; this comes from the coding sequence ATGGATATCAAACAAATTCAGGATTTGATCCGCTTCGTTTCAAAAGCTGGCGTTAGCGAAGTTTCTATCGAGCAAAACGAATTTAAAATCACCATTAAAGCGGCTCAGGCTCCAACAATAGTTAATGCAACTATTCCGTCTGCAGTTCCTGCTGGTGTACCGGCAGCGCCTGCTCCGATGGTTCCGGTAGCACATACCCCTGCACCGGCTGAAGCGCCAGCTGCAGCTGATGTGTCTAAGTATTTAACTATTAAGTCGCCAATGATCGGTACTTTCTACCGTTCATCAACACCTGAAAAACCATCGTTTGTAAACGTTGGTGACGAGATTAAACCAGGTTCTGTACTTTGCATTGTTGAAGCGATGAAACTGTTTAACGAAATTGAATCTGAAGTTTCTGGCCGTATCGTAAAAGTACTTGTTGAAAATGCATCACCTGTAGAATACGATCAGCCTTTGTTTTTAGTAGAACCTATGTAA
- a CDS encoding beta-ketoacyl-ACP synthase III encodes MQKTYAAITAVNGYVPEYVLTNQELETMVDTNDEWIISRTGIKERRILKGEGLATSDMAVPAVEGLLKKRGITANDLDLIIFCTTTPDMPFPATANILADKIGAKNAWGYDLQAACSGFLFGLSTGASFIESGRHQKVLVVGGDKMSSIINYEDRATCIIFGDGCGCALLEPNNEGFGILDSVLKSDGAGRSFLNMKAGGSLKPASHETIDAKEHFAYQEGQTVFKFAVTNMAEVAAEVMERNNLSSDDVSWLVPHQANKRIIDATANRTGLSADKVIINIDRYGNTTNGTIPLCLWEWENKFKKGDNLILAAFGGGFTWGAMYIKWAY; translated from the coding sequence ATGCAAAAAACCTATGCTGCTATTACAGCTGTGAATGGTTATGTACCAGAGTACGTATTAACCAATCAGGAGCTGGAAACAATGGTGGACACGAACGACGAATGGATCATCAGCCGTACCGGTATCAAAGAGCGTCGTATTCTCAAAGGCGAGGGCCTTGCAACCTCAGATATGGCAGTTCCGGCTGTTGAAGGCCTGCTTAAAAAACGCGGCATCACTGCAAATGATCTGGACCTGATTATTTTCTGTACCACTACACCTGATATGCCTTTCCCGGCAACTGCAAATATTTTAGCTGATAAAATAGGCGCGAAAAATGCATGGGGGTATGATTTACAGGCAGCATGTTCTGGCTTTTTGTTTGGGCTATCTACAGGTGCAAGCTTTATTGAAAGCGGCAGGCATCAAAAAGTACTGGTAGTAGGCGGCGATAAAATGTCATCTATCATCAATTACGAAGACCGCGCTACCTGCATCATTTTTGGTGACGGTTGTGGTTGTGCTCTTTTAGAGCCTAACAACGAAGGTTTTGGTATACTTGATTCAGTTTTAAAAAGCGATGGCGCTGGCCGCAGCTTCTTAAACATGAAGGCAGGCGGTTCATTAAAACCGGCAAGCCACGAAACTATTGACGCCAAAGAACATTTTGCTTACCAGGAAGGCCAAACCGTATTTAAGTTTGCGGTAACCAATATGGCCGAAGTTGCTGCCGAAGTAATGGAACGCAACAATCTTAGCTCAGACGATGTATCATGGCTGGTGCCGCACCAGGCTAATAAACGCATTATTGATGCTACTGCAAACCGCACCGGCCTAAGCGCCGATAAGGTGATAATTAACATAGACCGTTATGGCAATACCACCAACGGCACTATACCATTGTGCCTGTGGGAGTGGGAAAATAAATTTAAGAAGGGCGATAACCTTATTTTAGCTGCTTTTGGCGGCGGTTTTACATGGGGAGCCATGTATATCAAATGGGCTTATTAA
- a CDS encoding YceD family protein, whose product MKSLKTYSIPFTGLKLGKHHFEYVITDAFFEEYEYSLVKKADLVCKVEMDKQETMIILDFHITGTIGLTCDKCLSQYPQNVDIKEQQIAKFAEEDIDEDEEIITLRKNDYEIDVAGLIYEYVTIAVPFITRCDDEGNTPYCDKEMLDRLNNLSGESETTEQQDPRWDALKKLK is encoded by the coding sequence TTGAAATCGTTAAAAACATATTCGATACCGTTTACCGGCTTAAAGCTGGGGAAGCATCACTTTGAGTATGTGATTACAGATGCTTTTTTCGAAGAATACGAGTATTCGCTGGTAAAAAAGGCTGACTTGGTTTGCAAAGTGGAGATGGACAAACAGGAGACAATGATCATCCTGGATTTTCATATCACCGGCACCATCGGGCTTACCTGCGATAAATGCTTATCTCAATATCCTCAGAATGTGGATATAAAAGAGCAGCAGATTGCTAAATTTGCCGAAGAAGACATTGACGAGGACGAAGAGATAATTACCCTGCGCAAAAATGATTACGAAATAGATGTTGCGGGGCTGATATATGAATATGTAACCATTGCAGTGCCGTTTATAACGCGCTGTGATGATGAGGGAAATACCCCATATTGTGATAAAGAAATGCTTGATCGTTTAAACAACCTATCAGGCGAGAGTGAAACAACAGAACAGCAAGACCCGCGTTGGGATGCGCTGAAAAAATTAAAATAA
- the tatC gene encoding twin-arginine translocase subunit TatC, whose protein sequence is MSENKIVKAIKEKSKNLEAEMSFFDHLEALRWHLIRASIAILVFMVVAFIYYDFIFDTIIMGPKKPTFWTYRMLCKLGEALHRPGFCIDKIPGKIINTEMAGQFTLEINSALIIGITLGFPYLLWELWRFIKPALHEKERKAASGFVFYATLLFLIGIMFGYFVIVPESISFLANLSVSKEIENTFTVDSYLSSVATLTLATGIVFELPILIYILSNLGVLTVKFMRSGRRYAIVIILIIAAVITPTPDMLTMTVVSIPLFVLYEVGIVVAGIVEKRKLKRAQEEGLA, encoded by the coding sequence ATGAGCGAGAATAAAATAGTAAAGGCCATAAAAGAGAAGAGTAAGAACCTCGAGGCCGAGATGTCATTTTTTGATCACCTGGAAGCACTGCGCTGGCACCTGATCCGGGCCTCTATTGCTATCCTGGTATTCATGGTAGTAGCCTTTATCTATTATGATTTTATTTTCGATACCATTATTATGGGGCCTAAAAAGCCTACTTTTTGGACTTATCGGATGCTCTGCAAACTTGGCGAAGCGCTTCACAGGCCAGGTTTTTGTATTGATAAAATACCCGGTAAAATTATCAATACCGAAATGGCAGGCCAGTTTACACTGGAAATCAATTCAGCATTGATAATTGGTATTACGCTTGGTTTTCCTTATTTACTGTGGGAGTTGTGGCGTTTTATTAAACCGGCATTACATGAGAAAGAACGTAAAGCTGCAAGTGGCTTCGTATTCTATGCAACCTTACTATTCCTTATCGGGATAATGTTTGGTTATTTCGTTATCGTTCCGGAGTCAATCAGTTTCCTGGCTAACCTTAGCGTAAGTAAAGAGATAGAAAATACGTTTACAGTTGATTCTTATCTTTCGTCTGTAGCTACACTAACGCTGGCAACAGGTATCGTATTTGAGTTGCCAATACTGATCTACATCCTGTCAAACCTTGGTGTGCTTACCGTTAAATTTATGCGCTCGGGCCGTCGTTATGCAATTGTAATTATCCTGATCATAGCGGCTGTAATTACCCCAACACCAGATATGCTAACCATGACGGTTGTAAGTATTCCACTATTTGTATTGTATGAGGTTGGTATTGTAGTAGCAGGAATAGTTGAAAAAAGAAAACTTAAAAGAGCGCAGGAAGAAGGCTTAGCATGA
- the rpiB gene encoding ribose 5-phosphate isomerase B: MKNLKVAIGADHAGFEYKQAVIDFLQDKEVKDFGTYSADSVDYPDFAHPVANAVESGEFDLGILICGSANGVAITANKHQGIRAGLCWNTEVASLVRLHNNANVLCLPARFITVEDAKAIVQTFLTTEFEGGRHATRVNKISC; encoded by the coding sequence ATGAAAAATTTAAAAGTTGCCATCGGCGCCGATCATGCCGGTTTCGAATACAAACAAGCTGTTATTGATTTTTTGCAGGACAAAGAAGTAAAAGACTTTGGTACTTACAGCGCCGATTCTGTTGATTATCCGGATTTTGCACATCCTGTTGCCAATGCTGTTGAAAGCGGCGAGTTTGATTTGGGCATCCTTATTTGCGGAAGCGCGAATGGTGTAGCCATTACTGCTAACAAACACCAGGGCATACGTGCTGGCCTTTGCTGGAATACTGAAGTAGCATCGCTTGTGCGCCTGCATAATAATGCTAATGTACTTTGCTTACCTGCACGCTTTATCACTGTGGAAGATGCCAAAGCAATTGTACAAACCTTTCTTACTACTGAATTTGAAGGTGGCCGCCACGCCACCCGTGTAAATAAAATTTCCTGCTAA
- the aspS gene encoding aspartate--tRNA ligase: MLRTHTCGQLNISNLGQTVTLTGWVQKSRDLGGTTFIDVRDRYGLTQLVLNADTDAQLRDKARALGREFVISVTGKVLERTSKNPRMATGDIEIAVEQLEILNEAKIPPFLIEDETDGGEELRAKYRYLDLRRNPIRNNLVLRHQMAQEVRRYLSDLDFIEVETPVLIKSTPEGARDFVVPSRMNPGEFYALPQSPQTFKQLLMVSGFDRYFQIVKCFRDEDLRADRQPEFTQIDCELSFVTQEDILNIFEGLTRHLFRKVKNIELQEFPRMLYADAMRLYGSDKPDLRFGMEFVELNDIVKGKGFSIFDNAELVVGINAKGCAGYTRKQMDELTEWLKRPQIGATGMIYMRYNTDGSLKSSVDKFYSEDELKKWAEAFNAEANDLILILAGSANKVRKQLNELRLEMGSRLDLRDKNKFAPLWVIDFPLLEWDEESQRHHAMHHPFTSPKPEDIALLDTNPDDVRANAYDLVINGTEIGGGSIRIHNKELQALMFKHLGFSPEEAQKQFGFLMDAFEYGAPPHGGIAFGFDRLASIFAGLDSIRDVIAFPKNNSGRDVMIDSPSTIAPAQMDELKIKTTV, translated from the coding sequence ATGCTTAGAACACACACTTGCGGCCAATTAAATATCAGCAACCTGGGCCAAACGGTTACCTTAACCGGTTGGGTACAAAAATCTCGGGATTTGGGCGGTACTACTTTTATCGACGTTCGCGACCGTTATGGTTTAACTCAGTTAGTACTTAATGCCGATACGGATGCCCAGTTGCGTGACAAAGCCCGTGCCCTTGGCCGCGAATTTGTGATCAGCGTTACAGGCAAAGTACTGGAGCGTACCAGCAAAAACCCGCGCATGGCCACCGGCGATATTGAAATTGCCGTTGAGCAGCTTGAAATATTGAATGAAGCTAAAATTCCTCCATTTTTAATTGAGGATGAAACTGATGGTGGCGAAGAATTACGCGCTAAATACCGTTACCTCGATCTTCGACGTAATCCTATCCGCAATAATCTCGTATTGCGCCATCAAATGGCACAGGAAGTTCGCCGTTACCTGAGTGACCTGGATTTTATCGAGGTGGAAACGCCTGTGTTAATTAAGTCGACCCCGGAAGGTGCGCGTGATTTTGTGGTGCCAAGCCGCATGAACCCGGGCGAGTTTTACGCATTGCCGCAATCGCCGCAAACCTTTAAGCAATTGTTGATGGTAAGTGGGTTCGACCGTTATTTCCAGATTGTGAAGTGTTTCCGCGACGAGGACCTGCGTGCCGACCGTCAGCCGGAGTTTACACAAATTGACTGTGAGTTGTCTTTCGTTACACAGGAAGACATCCTTAATATTTTTGAAGGCTTAACCCGTCACCTTTTCCGTAAGGTGAAAAACATAGAACTACAGGAATTTCCGCGTATGCTGTATGCTGATGCCATGCGTTTGTATGGATCAGACAAACCCGACCTGCGTTTCGGGATGGAGTTTGTTGAATTGAACGATATTGTTAAAGGCAAAGGCTTCAGTATTTTTGATAATGCCGAGCTTGTTGTTGGTATCAACGCAAAAGGTTGTGCAGGTTATACCCGCAAGCAAATGGACGAGCTGACCGAGTGGTTAAAACGCCCGCAGATTGGTGCTACCGGCATGATCTATATGCGTTACAATACAGATGGTAGCTTAAAATCATCTGTAGATAAATTTTACAGCGAAGATGAATTGAAGAAATGGGCAGAAGCATTTAATGCAGAAGCTAATGATTTGATCCTGATCCTTGCCGGCTCTGCTAATAAAGTGCGTAAACAATTGAATGAGCTTCGCCTGGAGATGGGCAGCCGTTTAGACTTACGCGATAAAAATAAGTTTGCACCGCTTTGGGTGATCGATTTTCCACTTTTAGAGTGGGACGAAGAGTCGCAGCGCCACCACGCTATGCACCACCCTTTCACTTCGCCAAAGCCAGAAGATATCGCCTTGTTAGATACAAACCCTGATGATGTACGTGCCAATGCCTATGATTTGGTTATTAACGGTACTGAAATTGGCGGTGGTTCTATCCGTATTCATAATAAAGAACTGCAGGCTTTAATGTTTAAGCATTTAGGCTTTAGCCCTGAAGAAGCACAGAAGCAATTTGGCTTCCTGATGGATGCTTTTGAATATGGCGCACCTCCGCATGGTGGTATCGCATTCGGCTTCGACAGGCTGGCATCTATTTTTGCAGGGCTGGATTCTATCCGCGATGTAATTGCGTTCCCTAAAAATAATTCGGGCCGCGACGTAATGATTGATTCGCCATCAACCATTGCACCTGCACAAATGGATGAGCTTAAAATTAAAACAACCGTTTAA
- the plsX gene encoding phosphate acyltransferase PlsX — translation MKIGLDIMGGDYAPKATVLGAIAAYKVLSADHQLVLIGDKPTALSLLEENNFSPDNFEFVHTTQVIGMGEHPTKAIVQKPDSSIAVGFNMLKEGKIQAFSSAGNTGAMLVGSVFSVKSISGVLRPAMATIVPKLKGGLGILLDVGANADCKPDTLLQFGVLGSLYAESIYKIATPRVALMNIGEEEEKGNLLTQATYPLMKETKLFNFVGNIEGRDVFSEDADVIVTDGFTGNVILKMAESFYVISLKKQIKDEFFDRFNYEQYGGSPILGVNAPVVVGHGISNPEAIKNMVLLSKDMFESGLIEKIKQAFQ, via the coding sequence ATGAAGATTGGCTTAGATATTATGGGCGGTGATTACGCTCCCAAAGCAACCGTTTTAGGGGCAATTGCAGCTTATAAAGTACTATCAGCAGATCATCAGTTGGTATTGATAGGTGATAAGCCAACGGCTTTGAGCCTGCTCGAAGAAAACAACTTCAGCCCCGATAACTTTGAGTTTGTACATACAACCCAGGTTATTGGCATGGGCGAGCACCCTACCAAGGCCATTGTTCAGAAACCGGACTCCAGCATAGCCGTTGGCTTTAATATGCTGAAGGAGGGAAAGATACAGGCTTTTTCGTCGGCCGGGAACACGGGCGCTATGTTAGTGGGCTCGGTTTTCAGCGTAAAAAGTATTTCGGGCGTATTACGCCCTGCCATGGCAACCATTGTACCCAAACTGAAAGGCGGTTTGGGTATTTTGTTGGACGTTGGCGCCAATGCCGATTGCAAGCCGGACACCCTGCTGCAATTTGGCGTTTTAGGCAGTTTATATGCCGAATCTATCTACAAAATTGCTACTCCGCGCGTTGCCTTAATGAATATTGGCGAAGAGGAAGAAAAGGGCAATCTGCTTACCCAGGCAACGTATCCTTTAATGAAGGAGACTAAATTATTTAATTTTGTTGGCAACATTGAAGGGCGTGACGTTTTCAGCGAAGATGCCGATGTTATTGTTACTGATGGCTTTACTGGTAACGTGATCCTGAAAATGGCCGAGTCTTTTTATGTGATTTCACTTAAAAAGCAAATCAAGGACGAGTTTTTCGATCGCTTCAACTACGAGCAATATGGCGGAAGCCCTATTTTGGGTGTAAATGCCCCTGTAGTAGTTGGGCACGGCATCTCCAATCCGGAGGCCATAAAAAATATGGTACTTTTATCAAAAGATATGTTTGAAAGCGGTTTGATCGAAAAAATTAAACAAGCTTTCCAATAA
- a CDS encoding FKBP-type peptidyl-prolyl cis-trans isomerase — MKKLLFVLLLAVTGFSACKKDSSSDNYDATAQAAADDAKIQAYLKTNNLTATKDPSGVYYQVVTAGTGAYPTSTSTVNVNYKGTLLNGTVFDSGSLTNQSLSGLIAGWQYGIPHINTGGRIILYIPSTLGYKNQAQGSIPANSVLIFTIDLLGFK, encoded by the coding sequence ATGAAAAAACTTTTATTCGTACTTCTATTAGCCGTAACCGGATTTAGCGCCTGTAAAAAAGACAGCAGCAGCGATAACTATGATGCCACGGCTCAAGCCGCAGCTGATGATGCTAAAATTCAGGCTTACTTAAAAACAAACAACCTTACTGCTACTAAAGACCCAAGCGGTGTTTATTACCAGGTAGTAACTGCCGGTACCGGTGCGTATCCAACCTCTACTTCAACTGTCAATGTTAATTACAAAGGCACGCTGCTTAACGGTACCGTGTTTGACAGCGGCTCATTAACCAACCAGTCTTTAAGTGGCTTGATAGCTGGCTGGCAATATGGTATCCCGCATATTAACACCGGTGGACGTATCATACTATATATACCATCAACATTAGGTTATAAAAACCAGGCACAAGGCAGCATACCTGCCAACTCAGTACTGATTTTTACCATTGACCTTTTAGGGTTCAAATAA
- the rpmF gene encoding 50S ribosomal protein L32 yields the protein MPNPKRKFSKSRRDKRRTHYKAEAPGLTTCKTTGAVHLPHRAYTVDGNLYYNGKLLVEKTSVA from the coding sequence ATGCCAAATCCGAAACGTAAATTTTCGAAATCAAGAAGAGATAAACGCAGAACCCACTACAAAGCAGAAGCTCCGGGTTTAACAACTTGCAAAACTACCGGCGCTGTACACTTACCTCACAGAGCTTACACTGTTGATGGTAACCTTTACTACAACGGTAAATTACTTGTTGAAAAAACTTCTGTAGCTTAA
- the accC gene encoding acetyl-CoA carboxylase biotin carboxylase subunit, producing the protein MFKKILIANRGEIALRVIRTCKEMGIKTVAVYSTADRDSLHVRFADEAVCIGPPASRDSYLNIPNIISAAEVTNADAIHPGYGFLSENAKFSAICAEYGIKFIGATADQINAMGDKASAKATMKKAGVPTIPGSEGLLHDVKEGITVANKIGYPVILKATAGGGGRGMRIVWNDLEFEPAWDSARTEAGAAFGNDGIYLEKFVEDPRHIEIQVVGDQYGKVCHLSERDCSIQRRHQKLVEESPSPFMTEKLRKKMGEAAIKGAKAVKYEGAGTIEFLVDKHRNFYFMEMNTRIQVEHPVTEEVINFDLIKEQIKVAAGIPISGKNYEPTMHAIECRINAEDPANGFRPSPGKITNFHSPGGHGVRVDTHVYSGYVIPPNYDSMIAKLICVAQTREEALNTMERALSEFVIEGIKTTIPFHLKLMQDPNFRAGNFTTKFMESFEF; encoded by the coding sequence ATGTTTAAAAAAATACTCATAGCTAACCGTGGTGAAATTGCCCTGCGTGTGATACGTACTTGTAAAGAGATGGGCATTAAAACCGTAGCTGTATATTCAACTGCCGACCGCGACAGCCTGCACGTACGTTTTGCAGACGAGGCTGTTTGTATCGGTCCGCCTGCAAGCCGCGACTCTTACTTAAATATTCCGAACATCATTTCAGCTGCCGAAGTTACCAATGCCGATGCTATCCATCCAGGATATGGTTTCTTATCTGAGAACGCTAAGTTTTCTGCGATCTGCGCTGAATACGGTATAAAATTTATCGGTGCTACTGCCGATCAGATTAATGCCATGGGTGACAAGGCTTCTGCAAAAGCAACCATGAAAAAAGCGGGTGTGCCTACTATTCCGGGTTCTGAAGGCTTGTTGCATGATGTTAAAGAAGGCATTACTGTTGCCAATAAAATAGGCTACCCTGTGATACTTAAAGCTACTGCCGGTGGTGGTGGCCGTGGTATGCGTATTGTTTGGAACGACCTTGAGTTTGAACCGGCATGGGATTCGGCACGTACCGAGGCCGGTGCCGCTTTCGGAAACGACGGTATTTATTTAGAAAAGTTTGTAGAGGACCCTCGCCACATCGAGATCCAGGTGGTTGGCGATCAATATGGCAAAGTTTGCCATCTTTCTGAACGCGATTGCTCTATACAGCGCCGTCACCAGAAACTGGTTGAAGAATCTCCTTCACCCTTCATGACCGAAAAACTGCGTAAAAAAATGGGTGAAGCTGCTATTAAAGGAGCGAAAGCTGTTAAATACGAAGGTGCAGGCACTATTGAGTTTTTGGTTGACAAGCACCGCAATTTCTACTTTATGGAGATGAATACCCGTATCCAGGTAGAACACCCGGTAACTGAAGAAGTAATAAACTTTGACCTGATCAAAGAACAGATCAAAGTTGCGGCAGGTATCCCTATTTCAGGCAAAAACTACGAGCCAACCATGCATGCCATCGAGTGTCGTATCAATGCTGAAGATCCTGCCAACGGTTTCCGCCCGTCGCCGGGTAAAATTACCAACTTCCACTCTCCGGGTGGCCACGGTGTAAGGGTGGATACCCACGTTTACAGTGGCTATGTGATACCGCCGAATTATGATTCGATGATTGCCAAGCTTATTTGTGTGGCGCAAACACGAGAAGAAGCTTTAAATACGATGGAGCGTGCATTATCAGAATTTGTTATCGAAGGTATTAAAACCACTATTCCTTTCCATTTAAAATTAATGCAGGACCCAAATTTCCGAGCAGGTAACTTTACCACAAAATTTATGGAAAGTTTCGAATTCTAA